In a single window of the Streptomyces sp. NBC_00094 genome:
- a CDS encoding alpha/beta fold hydrolase, with product MTTVLPTHHRTATVRGHEISYREAGPADAPVLLLLHGFPTSSHMFRDLIPLLADDYRLIAPDHLGFGRSAAPSAADFDYTFAELAALTAEFTEVLGLDRFALYIQDYGAPIGLRLALAHPERITAIVTQNGNAYEEGLGAEAWAPVLALIADRTPETEEPVRAIRSLDGIRWQYETGVPAAYRDLLSPDAWHHDAALMAREGQDEIQLGLIADYGSNFDLYPAFQEYFRTSRVPLLAVWGEGDQVFVPAGAEAFLRDLPDAEVHLLPTGHFALETHAPAVAGLIGDFLARRVVKGE from the coding sequence ATGACGACCGTGCTGCCGACCCACCACCGCACCGCCACCGTCCGCGGCCACGAGATCTCCTACCGCGAGGCGGGCCCGGCCGACGCCCCCGTGCTGCTCCTGCTCCACGGCTTCCCCACCAGCTCGCACATGTTCCGCGACCTGATCCCCCTGCTCGCCGACGACTACCGGCTGATCGCCCCCGACCACCTGGGCTTCGGCCGCAGCGCCGCCCCCTCCGCCGCGGACTTCGACTACACCTTCGCCGAGCTGGCCGCGCTCACCGCCGAGTTCACCGAGGTCCTGGGCCTGGACCGGTTCGCCCTCTACATCCAGGACTACGGCGCCCCCATCGGCCTGCGCCTCGCGCTCGCCCACCCCGAGCGGATCACCGCGATCGTCACCCAGAACGGCAACGCCTACGAGGAGGGCCTCGGCGCCGAGGCCTGGGCCCCGGTCCTCGCCCTGATCGCGGACCGCACCCCCGAGACCGAGGAGCCGGTCCGCGCCATCCGCTCCCTCGACGGCATCCGCTGGCAGTACGAGACCGGCGTCCCCGCCGCGTACCGCGACCTCCTCAGCCCCGACGCCTGGCACCACGACGCCGCCCTGATGGCCCGCGAGGGCCAGGACGAGATCCAGCTCGGCCTCATCGCCGACTACGGATCCAACTTCGACCTCTACCCCGCCTTCCAGGAGTACTTCCGGACCTCCCGGGTCCCGCTCCTCGCCGTCTGGGGCGAGGGCGACCAGGTCTTCGTTCCGGCGGGCGCCGAAGCCTTCCTCCGCGACCTCCCCGACGCCGAGGTCCACCTCCTCCCCACGGGCCACTTCGCCCTGGAGACCCACGCCCCGGCCGTCGCCGGACTGATCGGCGACTTCCTGGCCCGGCGCGTCGTGAAGGGGGAATGA
- a CDS encoding branched-chain amino acid aminotransferase, whose protein sequence is MTTPMIELKPSSNPLSDAEREAILANPGFGRHFTDHMVTIRWTEGRGWHDGQLVPYGPLHLDPATNVLHYAQEIFEGLKAYRHPDGSVASFRPDANARRFQASAHRLAMPELPVETFVAACDALVRQDKAWVPAHGGEASLYLRPFMIATEIGLGVRPANEYLFVVIASPAGPYFPGGVKPVSIWLSENRVRAVPGGMGDAKTGGNYAASLLAQAEAAGKGCDQVAYLDAVEHKWVEELGGMNLYFVYGNKLVTPALTGSLLAGITRDSLLKLAADLGLEPEEGRVSIDQWQADSANGTLTEVFACGTAAVITPVGTVKSERGEWQQSGGEPGEVTMKLREALLAVQTGKAEDVHGWMHELG, encoded by the coding sequence ATGACGACGCCCATGATCGAGCTCAAGCCCTCCTCCAACCCGCTGTCCGACGCGGAGCGCGAGGCGATCCTGGCCAACCCCGGATTCGGCCGCCACTTCACCGACCACATGGTCACCATCCGGTGGACCGAGGGTCGCGGTTGGCACGACGGTCAGCTGGTGCCCTACGGCCCGCTGCACCTGGACCCGGCGACGAACGTCCTGCACTACGCGCAGGAGATCTTCGAGGGTCTGAAGGCCTACCGCCACCCCGACGGCTCGGTCGCCAGCTTCCGTCCGGACGCCAACGCCCGCCGTTTCCAGGCCTCCGCGCACCGTCTGGCCATGCCGGAGCTGCCCGTCGAGACCTTCGTCGCGGCCTGTGACGCCCTCGTCCGGCAGGACAAGGCGTGGGTTCCGGCGCACGGCGGCGAGGCCTCGCTCTACCTGCGCCCGTTCATGATCGCGACCGAGATCGGCCTGGGCGTCCGCCCGGCCAACGAGTACCTCTTCGTCGTCATCGCCTCCCCGGCCGGTCCGTACTTCCCCGGCGGCGTGAAGCCCGTCTCCATCTGGCTCTCCGAGAACCGCGTCCGCGCCGTCCCCGGCGGCATGGGCGACGCCAAGACCGGCGGCAACTACGCGGCCTCCCTGCTCGCGCAGGCCGAGGCGGCGGGGAAGGGCTGCGACCAGGTCGCGTACCTCGACGCCGTGGAGCACAAGTGGGTCGAGGAACTCGGCGGCATGAACCTGTACTTCGTGTACGGGAACAAGCTCGTCACCCCGGCGCTCACCGGTTCGCTCCTCGCCGGCATCACCCGTGACTCGCTGCTCAAGCTGGCGGCGGACCTCGGCCTGGAGCCGGAGGAGGGTCGCGTCTCCATCGACCAGTGGCAGGCCGACTCCGCGAACGGCACCCTGACCGAGGTCTTCGCCTGCGGCACCGCCGCCGTGATCACCCCGGTCGGCACGGTCAAGTCCGAGCGGGGTGAGTGGCAGCAGTCGGGCGGCGAGCCCGGTGAGGTCACGATGAAGCTGCGCGAGGCGCTGCTCGCGGTCCAGACCGGCAAGGCCGAGGACGTCCACGGCTGGATGCACGAGCTGGGCTAG
- a CDS encoding 3-isopropylmalate dehydrogenase, giving the protein MSHSINLAVIPGDGIGQEVVAQGLKILAAVLPQDVKLETEEYDFGAKRYHASGETLTDADLDSLKKHDAILLGAIGDPSVPSGVLERGFLLKLRFAFDHHVNLRPSKLLPGVATPLAGQPEIDFVVVREGTEGPYTGNGGTIRKGTPHEVATEVSVNTAFGVERVVRDAFARAQARPRKKLTLVHKNNVLTFAGHLWTNIFTKVSAEFPEVTTDYLHVDAATIFLVTDPARFDVIVTDNLFGDIITDLAAAVSGGIGVAASGNINPSGEFPSMFEPVHGSAPDIAGQGKADPTATVLSVALLLRHLGYETEAARVEKAVAADLTERGESVRTTDEIGDALAARVAS; this is encoded by the coding sequence ATGTCTCACAGCATCAATCTCGCAGTCATTCCCGGCGACGGCATCGGCCAGGAGGTCGTGGCCCAGGGCCTCAAGATCCTCGCGGCCGTCCTTCCCCAGGACGTGAAGCTGGAGACCGAGGAGTACGACTTCGGCGCCAAGCGCTACCACGCTTCCGGTGAGACCCTCACCGACGCCGACCTCGACTCCCTCAAGAAGCACGACGCCATCCTGCTCGGCGCCATCGGCGACCCGTCGGTGCCGTCCGGCGTCCTGGAGCGCGGCTTCCTGCTGAAGCTCCGCTTCGCCTTCGACCACCACGTGAACCTGCGTCCCTCGAAGCTGCTCCCCGGCGTCGCCACCCCGCTCGCCGGGCAGCCCGAGATCGACTTCGTCGTGGTCCGCGAGGGCACCGAGGGTCCGTACACGGGCAACGGCGGCACCATCCGCAAGGGCACCCCGCACGAGGTCGCCACCGAGGTCTCGGTCAACACCGCCTTCGGTGTCGAGCGCGTGGTCCGGGACGCCTTCGCCCGCGCCCAGGCCCGTCCGCGCAAGAAGCTGACGCTGGTCCACAAGAACAACGTGCTGACCTTCGCCGGCCACCTCTGGACGAACATCTTCACCAAGGTGTCCGCGGAGTTCCCCGAGGTCACCACCGACTACCTGCACGTCGACGCCGCGACGATCTTCCTCGTCACGGACCCGGCCCGCTTCGACGTCATCGTCACCGACAACCTCTTCGGCGACATCATCACCGACCTCGCCGCGGCCGTCTCCGGCGGCATCGGCGTCGCCGCCTCGGGCAACATCAACCCGAGCGGCGAGTTCCCGTCCATGTTCGAGCCGGTCCACGGCTCCGCGCCGGACATCGCGGGTCAGGGCAAGGCCGACCCCACGGCCACCGTCCTCTCCGTCGCCCTTCTGCTGCGCCACCTCGGCTACGAGACCGAGGCCGCCCGGGTCGAGAAGGCCGTCGCGGCCGACCTCACCGAGCGGGGAGAGTCCGTCCGTACGACGGACGAGATCGGCGACGCGCTCGCCGCGCGAGTAGCGAGCTGA
- a CDS encoding agmatine/peptidylarginine deiminase → MTFRMPAEWMPHERTWMAWPSPNPTFTNDEELAEARAAWASVARAVRRYEPVTVIVAPGEAESAAALLGPEIELAERELDDAWMRDIGPTFVTNGTELAAVDWVFNGWGAQDWARWEHDAKIARHVADLAGVPVVSSPLVNEGGAIHVDGEGTVLLTDTVQLGAGRNPEWTREQVEAEIHARLGTTKAIWLPHGLSGDYGLYGTQGHVDIVAAFARPGTVLVHSQQDPAHPDYERSRTYVNILRGQTDAQGRPLEVVEIPAPTVLKDEEGDWVDYSYINHYLCNDGVVLCAFDDPHDELAAEIFRRLFPERTVTLVDARTIFAGGGGIHCITQQQPRV, encoded by the coding sequence ATGACCTTCCGCATGCCCGCCGAGTGGATGCCGCACGAGCGCACCTGGATGGCCTGGCCCAGCCCCAACCCCACCTTCACCAACGACGAGGAGCTCGCCGAGGCCCGCGCCGCCTGGGCCTCCGTGGCCCGCGCGGTACGCCGCTACGAGCCGGTGACGGTGATCGTCGCCCCCGGTGAGGCGGAGTCGGCCGCCGCACTCCTCGGCCCGGAGATCGAGCTGGCGGAGCGCGAGCTCGACGACGCCTGGATGCGGGACATCGGCCCGACCTTCGTCACGAACGGCACCGAGCTGGCCGCCGTGGACTGGGTGTTCAACGGCTGGGGCGCCCAGGACTGGGCCCGCTGGGAGCACGATGCGAAGATCGCCCGCCATGTCGCGGACCTCGCCGGCGTCCCCGTGGTCTCCTCCCCGCTCGTCAACGAGGGCGGCGCGATCCACGTCGACGGCGAGGGAACGGTTCTGCTGACCGACACGGTCCAGCTCGGCGCCGGCCGCAACCCGGAGTGGACCCGCGAGCAGGTCGAGGCCGAGATCCACGCCAGGCTCGGCACCACCAAGGCCATCTGGCTCCCGCACGGCCTCAGCGGCGACTACGGCCTCTACGGCACCCAGGGCCACGTCGACATCGTCGCCGCCTTCGCCCGCCCCGGCACGGTCCTCGTCCACAGCCAGCAGGACCCGGCCCACCCGGACTACGAGCGCTCCCGGACGTACGTGAACATCCTCCGCGGCCAGACCGACGCCCAGGGCCGCCCGCTGGAGGTCGTCGAGATCCCGGCCCCCACCGTCCTCAAGGACGAGGAGGGCGACTGGGTCGACTACTCGTACATCAACCACTACCTGTGCAACGACGGCGTGGTCCTCTGCGCCTTCGACGACCCGCACGACGAACTCGCCGCGGAGATCTTCCGCCGCCTCTTCCCGGAGCGCACGGTGACCCTGGTCGACGCGCGGACGATCTTCGCCGGTGGAGGCGGCATCCACTGCATCACGCAGCAGCAGCCCCGCGTGTAG
- the ureA gene encoding urease subunit gamma produces MRLTPTERDRLLLFGAAELARARRARGLRLNVPEATALIADTVCEAARDGKRLAEAIAAARSVLGPDDVLPGVADVVTEVHVEAVFDDGSRLAVVSDPIGWGSPREAGGGKPGAEAPGALLPGPEHPEPAPAVTLPVRNTATVPVSVTSHFHFFEANPRLDFDRAAAYGMRLAIPAGASFRFDPGGEAEVGLVPIGGARVAIGFAGLVDGPLDAPGAKEEALRRAAACGYLGVES; encoded by the coding sequence GTGCGACTGACCCCCACGGAACGCGACCGGCTGCTGCTCTTCGGCGCCGCCGAGCTCGCCCGTGCCCGCCGGGCCCGGGGCCTGCGGCTCAATGTCCCCGAGGCGACCGCGCTCATCGCGGACACGGTCTGCGAGGCGGCCCGCGACGGCAAGCGACTCGCCGAGGCGATCGCCGCGGCCCGCTCCGTCCTCGGCCCCGACGACGTCCTCCCCGGTGTCGCCGACGTGGTCACCGAGGTCCACGTCGAGGCCGTCTTCGACGACGGCTCCCGCCTCGCGGTCGTCTCCGACCCGATCGGCTGGGGGTCCCCCCGCGAAGCAGGGGGAGGAAAGCCGGGCGCGGAGGCGCCGGGCGCCCTGCTGCCCGGCCCCGAGCACCCGGAGCCCGCGCCCGCGGTCACCCTCCCCGTACGGAACACGGCGACCGTGCCCGTCAGCGTGACCTCGCACTTCCACTTCTTCGAGGCCAACCCACGGCTCGACTTCGACCGGGCGGCCGCCTACGGGATGCGGCTCGCCATCCCGGCCGGCGCGTCGTTCCGCTTCGACCCGGGCGGCGAGGCCGAGGTCGGTCTCGTGCCGATCGGCGGCGCGCGCGTCGCCATCGGCTTCGCGGGACTGGTCGACGGGCCGCTGGACGCGCCCGGCGCGAAGGAAGAGGCCCTGCGGCGCGCGGCGGCCTGTGGCTACCTGGGAGTGGAGAGCTGA
- a CDS encoding cytosine permease has protein sequence MPIEQRGVDTIPEAERTSGPRDLVSILLGSNLCLGVIVFGWLPVSFGLGLWASVTSVVAGTVVGVAVTAPLALVSLRTATNLSTSSGAFFGVRGRLVGSVVGLLLSLGYTALTLWIGGDVMVGTLARLVGLPTGGASHALVYALLAAGTVVAAVYGYRLLLKLSKALAVGMTVLLALGLVAYAGDFTPAAVPDTPYLLGSFWPTWLLSAVAAGLSGPVAFITLLGDYTRYISPERHSAKKVWRATCLGLLVGLLIPQLFGTYTALAARGALDYAGPLVAASPAWYLVPLLLAATAGSVGNAGLMLYSMGLDLDAILPRATRARATLVVAAVATGFVFLGHFASDAQTAMTSFVLLLTAIGTPWAVITLIGHARCGGTYDPEALQVYNRRSRGGIYWFSAGWHPRATASWAIGAAVGLAGVSTPLYEGPLLALTGGIDCSFVLSGVVGGALYAALTPHRAPGTVTAPEALVGTE, from the coding sequence ATGCCGATAGAACAGCGCGGAGTCGACACCATCCCCGAGGCCGAACGCACCAGCGGCCCCCGGGATCTCGTCTCGATCCTGCTCGGCTCCAACCTCTGCCTGGGGGTGATCGTCTTCGGCTGGCTCCCGGTCTCCTTCGGACTCGGCCTCTGGGCCTCGGTCACCTCCGTCGTCGCCGGCACCGTCGTCGGCGTCGCCGTCACCGCCCCGCTCGCGCTCGTCTCCCTCCGTACCGCCACCAACCTCTCCACCTCCTCCGGCGCCTTCTTCGGCGTCCGCGGCCGGCTCGTCGGCTCGGTGGTCGGGCTGCTGCTGTCGCTCGGCTACACCGCGCTGACGCTGTGGATCGGCGGAGACGTCATGGTCGGGACGCTCGCCCGGCTCGTCGGCCTGCCGACCGGCGGCGCCTCGCACGCCCTGGTCTACGCCCTGCTCGCCGCGGGCACGGTGGTCGCCGCCGTGTACGGCTACCGGCTGCTGCTCAAGCTGAGCAAGGCCCTCGCGGTCGGCATGACCGTGCTCCTCGCTCTCGGCCTGGTCGCCTACGCCGGTGACTTCACTCCGGCGGCCGTACCGGACACCCCGTACCTCCTCGGCTCGTTCTGGCCGACCTGGCTGCTCTCCGCGGTCGCCGCCGGTCTCAGCGGACCGGTCGCCTTCATCACCCTGCTCGGCGACTACACCCGGTACATCTCACCCGAACGGCACAGCGCGAAGAAGGTCTGGCGCGCCACCTGTCTCGGCCTGCTCGTCGGCCTGCTGATCCCCCAGCTCTTCGGTACGTACACGGCGCTCGCCGCCCGCGGCGCGCTCGACTACGCGGGGCCGCTCGTCGCCGCCTCCCCCGCCTGGTACCTGGTGCCGCTGCTGCTCGCCGCCACGGCGGGATCGGTCGGCAACGCCGGGCTGATGCTGTACTCGATGGGGCTCGACCTCGACGCGATCCTGCCCCGCGCCACCCGGGCGCGCGCCACGCTCGTGGTCGCGGCGGTGGCGACGGGCTTCGTCTTCCTCGGCCATTTCGCCTCGGACGCCCAGACGGCCATGACCTCGTTCGTCCTGCTGCTCACCGCGATCGGCACCCCGTGGGCCGTGATCACCCTGATCGGGCACGCGCGCTGCGGGGGGACGTACGACCCGGAGGCGCTCCAGGTCTACAACCGCCGCTCGCGCGGCGGGATCTACTGGTTCTCGGCGGGCTGGCACCCGCGCGCCACCGCCTCCTGGGCGATCGGCGCGGCGGTCGGCCTGGCCGGGGTGTCGACGCCGCTCTACGAGGGGCCGCTGCTCGCCCTGACGGGCGGGATCGACTGCAGCTTCGTGCTGTCGGGGGTGGTGGGCGGCGCGCTGTACGCCGCCCTGACACCGCACAGGGCTCCCGGGACCGTGACGGCCCCGGAAGCCCTGGTGGGAACGGAGTAG
- a CDS encoding urease subunit alpha: MDPYEYASVHGPRAGDRVVLGDSGLVVRVESDSQKHGDEFLAGFGKTARDGLHLKAAAVRDTCDVVISNVLVIDAVQGIRKVSIGIREGRIHAIGRAGNPDTLDGVDVVVGTGTSIVSGEGLIATAGAVDTHVHLLSPRIMEASLASGVTTIIGQEFGPVWGVGVNSPWALRHAFNAFDAWPVNIGFLARGSSSDAAPLVEALAEGGASGFKVHEDMGAHTRALDTALRVAEEHDVQVALHSDGLNECLSVEDTLRVLDGRTIHAFHIEGCGGGHVPNVLKMAGVPNVIGSSTNPTLPFGRDAVAEHYGMIVSVHDLKTDLPGDAAMARDRIRAGTMGAEDVLHDLGAIGITSSDAQGMGRAGETVRRTFAMAGKMKAELGPLEGDGAHDDNARVLRYMAKLTINPAIAHGLAHEIGSIEVGKLADIVLWRPEFFGAKPQLVLKSGFPAWGVVGDPNAATDTCEPLVLGPLFGAHGATAADLSVAFVAQAAVDLGSDAMPTRRRRVPVRGTRGIGPADLVFNSRTGDVQVDGHTGLVSLDGSPIRSEAAESVSLNRLYFL, translated from the coding sequence ATGGACCCGTACGAGTACGCCTCCGTGCACGGCCCCCGGGCCGGCGACCGCGTCGTCCTGGGCGACTCCGGGCTCGTCGTCCGCGTCGAGTCCGACTCCCAGAAGCACGGCGACGAGTTCCTCGCGGGCTTCGGCAAGACCGCCCGTGACGGCCTTCACCTCAAGGCCGCCGCCGTCCGTGACACCTGCGACGTCGTCATCAGCAACGTGCTGGTGATCGACGCCGTGCAGGGCATCCGGAAGGTGTCCATCGGCATCCGGGAGGGCCGGATCCACGCGATCGGGCGGGCCGGCAACCCCGACACCCTCGACGGCGTCGACGTCGTCGTCGGCACCGGCACCTCGATCGTCTCCGGCGAGGGCCTCATCGCCACCGCCGGAGCCGTCGACACCCACGTCCACCTGCTCTCGCCCCGGATCATGGAGGCCTCGCTCGCGAGCGGCGTCACCACGATCATCGGGCAGGAGTTCGGCCCCGTCTGGGGCGTCGGCGTCAACTCGCCGTGGGCGCTGCGTCACGCCTTCAACGCGTTCGACGCGTGGCCGGTCAACATCGGCTTCCTGGCGCGGGGTTCGTCCTCGGACGCGGCGCCGCTCGTCGAGGCGCTCGCCGAGGGCGGGGCGTCGGGATTCAAGGTCCACGAGGACATGGGTGCCCACACCCGGGCCCTCGACACCGCGCTGAGGGTGGCCGAGGAGCATGACGTCCAGGTGGCCCTGCACAGTGACGGCCTGAACGAGTGCCTGTCGGTGGAGGACACCCTGCGGGTCCTGGACGGCCGGACCATCCACGCCTTCCACATCGAGGGCTGCGGTGGGGGGCACGTACCGAACGTCCTGAAGATGGCGGGCGTGCCGAACGTCATCGGCTCCTCCACCAACCCCACCCTGCCCTTCGGCCGCGACGCGGTGGCCGAGCACTACGGGATGATCGTCTCCGTCCACGACCTGAAGACCGACCTGCCGGGCGACGCCGCGATGGCGCGTGACCGGATCCGGGCCGGGACGATGGGCGCGGAGGACGTCCTGCACGACCTCGGCGCGATCGGGATCACCTCGTCCGACGCGCAGGGGATGGGAAGGGCCGGCGAGACCGTACGCCGGACCTTCGCCATGGCCGGGAAGATGAAGGCCGAGCTGGGCCCGCTGGAAGGCGACGGCGCGCACGACGACAACGCGCGTGTCCTCCGCTACATGGCCAAGCTCACCATCAACCCGGCGATCGCCCACGGCCTCGCCCACGAGATCGGCTCGATCGAGGTCGGCAAGCTGGCCGACATCGTGCTGTGGCGCCCGGAGTTCTTCGGCGCCAAGCCGCAGCTGGTGCTGAAGTCCGGCTTCCCCGCGTGGGGGGTCGTGGGCGATCCGAACGCCGCCACGGACACCTGTGAACCCCTCGTCCTCGGACCGCTGTTCGGCGCGCACGGCGCCACGGCCGCCGACCTCTCCGTCGCGTTCGTGGCGCAGGCAGCCGTCGACCTCGGCTCCGACGCGATGCCGACCCGCCGCCGTCGCGTCCCCGTGCGCGGCACGCGCGGCATCGGCCCCGCGGACCTGGTCTTCAACTCCCGTACCGGAGACGTGCAGGTCGACGGCCATACGGGCCTCGTCTCGCTCGACGGCTCCCCGATCCGCTCCGAGGCGGCCGAGTCCGTCTCCCTCAACCGCCTCTACTTCCTCTAG
- the pruA gene encoding L-glutamate gamma-semialdehyde dehydrogenase: protein MDAVTQVPAPVNEPVHSYAPGSPERARLEVKLKELAENPRELPMTIGGVKRLGGGEEFKVVQPHNHKAVIGTFRGATTQDAQDAVDAALAAAPAWRAMAFDDRAAIILRAAELLAGPWRETLAASTMLGQSKTAQQAEIDTPCELVDFWRFNVAYARQILAEQPPANSPGVWNRLDHRPLEGFVYAITPFNFTAIAGNLPTAPALMGNVVVWKPSPTQTHSAVLLMELLEEAGLPKGVINLVTGDGIAVSEVALNHRDLAGIHFTGSTKTFQHLWKTVGTNIEKYRSYPRIVGETGGKDFVVAHPSADRAILKTALNRGSFEFQGQKCSASSRAYIPASIWNDGFKEEFAAEIDGITMGDVTDLSNFIGAVIDERSFAKNKAAIDRAAADPTCTIIAGGTYDDSVGYFVRPTVIACTDPENEVFKAEYFGPILAIHVYEDEKYDEMLTQMESVSDYALTGAVISGDRAAAAYTMEKLRFAAGNFYINDKSTGAVVGQQPFGGGRASGTNDKAGAPQNLMRWTLTRAIKETLVPPTEYGYPHMG from the coding sequence ATGGATGCCGTCACCCAGGTCCCCGCTCCGGTCAACGAGCCGGTGCACAGCTACGCCCCCGGCTCCCCCGAGCGCGCCCGTCTCGAGGTCAAGCTCAAGGAGCTGGCCGAGAACCCGCGCGAGCTGCCGATGACCATCGGTGGCGTGAAGCGCCTCGGTGGCGGCGAGGAGTTCAAGGTCGTCCAGCCGCACAACCACAAGGCCGTCATCGGCACCTTCCGCGGCGCCACCACGCAGGACGCCCAGGACGCCGTCGACGCCGCCCTCGCCGCGGCTCCGGCCTGGCGCGCGATGGCCTTCGACGACCGCGCCGCGATCATCCTGCGCGCCGCCGAGCTGCTCGCCGGCCCGTGGCGCGAGACGCTGGCCGCCTCGACGATGCTCGGCCAGTCGAAGACCGCCCAGCAGGCCGAGATCGACACCCCGTGCGAGCTCGTCGACTTCTGGCGCTTCAACGTGGCGTACGCCCGCCAGATCCTGGCCGAGCAGCCGCCGGCCAACTCCCCGGGTGTGTGGAACCGTCTGGACCACCGCCCGCTGGAGGGCTTCGTCTACGCGATCACGCCGTTCAACTTCACGGCCATCGCGGGCAACCTGCCCACCGCCCCCGCCCTCATGGGCAACGTGGTGGTCTGGAAGCCGTCCCCGACGCAGACCCACTCCGCCGTGCTCCTCATGGAGCTCCTGGAGGAGGCCGGCCTGCCGAAGGGCGTCATCAACCTGGTGACCGGCGACGGCATCGCCGTCTCCGAGGTGGCCCTGAACCACCGCGACCTGGCCGGCATCCACTTCACCGGTTCGACCAAGACCTTCCAGCACCTGTGGAAGACGGTCGGCACCAACATCGAGAAGTACCGCTCGTACCCGCGGATCGTCGGCGAGACCGGCGGCAAGGACTTCGTCGTCGCCCACCCGAGCGCCGACCGCGCCATCCTGAAGACCGCGCTGAACCGCGGCTCCTTCGAGTTCCAGGGCCAGAAGTGCTCCGCGTCCTCGCGTGCGTACATCCCGGCCTCCATCTGGAACGACGGCTTCAAGGAGGAGTTCGCGGCCGAGATCGACGGCATCACCATGGGTGACGTCACCGACCTGTCGAACTTCATCGGCGCCGTCATCGACGAGCGCTCGTTCGCCAAGAACAAGGCCGCGATCGACCGTGCCGCGGCCGACCCGACCTGCACGATCATCGCCGGTGGCACGTACGACGACTCGGTGGGCTACTTCGTCCGCCCGACCGTCATCGCGTGCACCGACCCGGAGAACGAGGTCTTCAAGGCCGAGTACTTCGGCCCGATCCTCGCGATCCACGTGTACGAGGACGAGAAGTACGACGAGATGCTGACCCAGATGGAGTCGGTCTCGGACTACGCCCTCACCGGCGCGGTCATCTCCGGTGACCGTGCGGCGGCCGCGTACACGATGGAGAAGCTCCGCTTCGCGGCGGGCAACTTCTACATCAACGACAAGTCGACCGGTGCCGTCGTCGGCCAGCAGCCCTTCGGCGGCGGCCGTGCCTCGGGTACGAACGACAAGGCCGGCGCCCCGCAGAACCTGATGCGCTGGACGCTGACCCGCGCCATCAAGGAGACGCTGGTCCCGCCGACCGAGTACGGCTACCCGCACATGGGCTGA
- a CDS encoding proline dehydrogenase family protein, giving the protein MLGPVILAASRSDKMRRFVSAAPGTKQVVARFIAGQSVDDVVPIVQELSDRGLEVTLDVVGEDITTVEQSYAARDAYLELIGRLKELGLGARAEMSVKLSMFGQSLENGHELALANVRPVVEAAAEIGTTVTLDAEDHTTLDSMFAIHEELRKGFPQTGCVIQAYLFRTEDDARRLAANGSRVRIVKGAYKEPASVAIQEKPEIDKAYVRIMKILMDGEGYPMIGSHDPRLISIGQELARRAGRKLDEYEFQMLYGIRGEEQNRLAAEGHRMRVYTAYGTDWYGYFMRRLAEKPANLLFFVRSILTKG; this is encoded by the coding sequence GTGCTGGGTCCCGTGATCCTCGCCGCGTCGCGCAGCGACAAGATGCGCCGTTTCGTTTCGGCCGCCCCCGGGACCAAGCAGGTCGTCGCCCGCTTCATCGCCGGTCAGTCGGTCGACGACGTCGTCCCGATCGTCCAGGAGCTGAGCGACCGCGGCCTGGAGGTCACCCTCGACGTCGTCGGTGAGGACATCACCACCGTCGAGCAGTCGTACGCCGCCCGGGACGCCTACCTGGAGCTCATCGGCCGCCTCAAGGAGCTGGGCCTCGGCGCCCGCGCCGAGATGTCCGTGAAGCTGTCGATGTTCGGCCAGTCGCTGGAGAACGGCCACGAGCTGGCCCTCGCGAACGTCCGCCCGGTCGTCGAGGCCGCCGCCGAGATCGGCACCACCGTCACCCTGGACGCCGAGGACCACACCACCCTCGACTCGATGTTCGCCATCCACGAGGAGCTGCGGAAGGGCTTCCCGCAGACCGGCTGCGTCATCCAGGCCTACCTCTTCCGCACCGAGGACGACGCCCGTCGCCTCGCCGCGAACGGCTCCCGTGTCCGGATCGTGAAGGGCGCCTACAAGGAGCCCGCCTCCGTCGCCATCCAGGAGAAGCCCGAGATCGACAAGGCGTACGTCCGGATCATGAAGATCCTGATGGACGGCGAGGGCTACCCGATGATCGGCTCGCACGACCCGCGTCTGATCTCCATCGGCCAGGAGCTGGCCCGCCGCGCCGGCCGCAAGCTGGACGAGTACGAGTTCCAGATGCTCTACGGCATCCGTGGCGAGGAGCAGAACCGTCTCGCCGCCGAGGGCCACCGCATGCGTGTGTACACCGCGTACGGCACCGACTGGTACGGCTACTTCATGCGCCGTCTCGCGGAGAAGCCGGCCAACCTGCTCTTCTTCGTCCGCTCCATCCTCACCAAGGGCTGA